The Enhydrobacter sp. sequence CAGATGCACCATCTGCTCATGGAAGAGGTGCGGCGCGATGCGGATGCCCCACGGCTCGGCGGCGGCGGCGATCTTGCGCAGCTCGGTGTAGCCGCCGCGCATCGGGTCGGGCTGCAGGATCGGCACGCACGGCGTCTCGAAGAAGGGCCGCAGGTCCTGGCGCGTGAAGTGGCTCTCGCCACCCACGACGCGGGTCCTGAGCGCGGCCGCGATGCGGCGGTAGCCGGCGAAATCCTCGGCGATCACCGGCTCCTCGAGCCAGTAGGGATCGAACTCGTCGATCCGATGGCCGGCCTGGATGGCCGTGTCGGCGTCCCAGCCCATGTTGACGTCGATCATGATCTCGACGCCGTCGCCCATGGCCTCGCGCATCGCCTTCACGTTCGCGACGTCCTCGCGCCACGGCCGGATATGCGCCACCTGCATCTTGATGGCCTTGAGGCCCATGGCGGTGAATTCCCTGGCGCGAGCGATCATGCCGTCGCGGCCGAGCCCCCGGAAGCAGCCTGAACCGTAGGCCGGCACCCTGGAGCGCGCGGCGCCCCACAGCCTGAACAGCGGCAGGCCGGCGCGCTTGCCGACGAGATCCCACAGCGCCATGTCGACGGCGCTCTGGGCGAACACCGTGACGCCCATGCGGCCGAGCCAGAAATTGCTCCGGTAGAGCTGGGTCCAGATCGCCTCGATCTCGGTGGCGTCGCGGCCGATGACATGGGGCGCCACCAGCTCCTTCATCGCCGCATCGATCGTGTGCAGCCCGCCGCGCAGGGGCTGCAGGTAGCTCATGCCGACGAGACCGCCCTGGGTCTCGATTTCGAGGACGTAGATCTCGCGAAACGGGTCGGAAAGAATGCCGGCCGCCGGCGGCTTGCCTCGCCACGGCACCTGCAGGAGCGTCGAGCGCAGTTCGACAATCGTCGTGGCTGAAGTCATAAGGCTGTCCCCGCTTGTTGGCCCCACTATGATGCCGCCGCCATGACCACGTCCAATCGCCTCTATCTGTTCGACACCACGCTGCGGGACGGCGCCCAGACCCAGGGTGTCGATTTCACGGTCGCCGACAAGATGGCCATTGCGCGCGAGCTCGATCGGCTCGGCATCGACTATATCGAGGGCGGCTGGCCGGGCGCGAATCCGACCGACGACCGCTTCTTCGCCGAGCCACCCGCGTTCGAGAACGCGACCTTCGTGGCCTTCGGCATGACGCGCCGCGCCGGCCGGTCGGCCGCCAACGATCCCGGCCTCAATGCCATCCTGGGCACGAGGGCGCGCACCGTTTGCATGGTCGGCAAGACCTGGGACTTTCATGTCGATGTGGCGTTGGAACTCGACCGCGCAGAATACGTCGAGATGATCGCCGACTCCGTCGCCCATGCGAAGGCGCGCATGGACGAGGTGATGTTCGATGCCGAGCATTTCTTCGACGGCTACAAGGCCAATCCCGCTTACGCTCTGTCCTGCCTGTCCGCGGCCGAGAAGGCCGGCGCGCGCTGGCTGGTGCTGTGCGACACCAACGGCGGAACCCTGCCGCACGAGATCGAGCGCATCGTGGGCGAGGTTTGCCAAGAATTTCCCGGCGAGAAGATCGGCATCCACACCCACAACGACACCGAGAACGCCGTCGCCAACACGCTGGCCGCCGTGCGTGCCGGCGCGCGCCAGGTGCAGGGCACGATCAACGGGCTGGGCGAGCGCTGCGGCAACGCCAACATGATCTCCCTGATCGCCAACCTTGTCGTCAAGATGGGCTACGAGACCGGCCTGAAGGAGGGTGCGCTGCAGCGGCTCACCCATCTCTCGCGGCTGCTCGACGATCGGCTGAACGCGGCACCCAACCGCAGCGCGGCTTACGTCGGCACGCGCGCCTTCGCCCACAAGGGCGGCCTGCACGTCTCGGCGGTGGAGAAGGATCCCAGGACCTACGAGCATGTCGATCCCGAGACGGTGGGCAACCAGCGCATCATCGTGGTGAGCGACCAGGCCGGCCGTTCCAACATCATGGCGCGCTTCCGCCAGATGGGGCTCGAGGTCGATCCGAAGGATCCCGGCGTGGCGCGGCTCCTGGAGATCGTGAAGGAGCGCGAGGCCGAGGGCTATGCCTATGACGGCGCCGACGCCTCGTTCGAGCTCTTGGCGCGGCACGAGCTGCATACCGTGCCCGACTACTTCTCGCTGCACAGCTTCCGCGTGCTGGCCGAGCGCCGGGTCAATGCCCGCGGCCAGCTCATCGCGCTCTCGGAGGCGACCGTGAAGCTCGACGTGGCGGGCCACCGCGCGATGGAGGTGGGCGAGGGCAACGGGCCGGTGAACGCGCTCGATGCCGCGCTGCGGAAGGCGCTGATCCCGGTCTATCCCGAGCTGGCCGACATGCGGCTGGTCGACTTCAAGGTGCGCATCCTCGACTCGGCCGGGGGAACGGCGGCGACGACCCGGGTGATGATCGAAAGTGCGGACGCCAAGGGCCGGCGCTGGTCGACGATCGGCGTCTCGCCCAACATCGTCGACGCCTCCTACAATGCCTTGTACGACGCCATCACCTACAAGCTATTCCGCGACGGCGCCCGGCCGGCGGGGACTGGCGACC is a genomic window containing:
- a CDS encoding mandelate racemase/muconate lactonizing enzyme family protein — its product is MTSATTIVELRSTLLQVPWRGKPPAAGILSDPFREIYVLEIETQGGLVGMSYLQPLRGGLHTIDAAMKELVAPHVIGRDATEIEAIWTQLYRSNFWLGRMGVTVFAQSAVDMALWDLVGKRAGLPLFRLWGAARSRVPAYGSGCFRGLGRDGMIARAREFTAMGLKAIKMQVAHIRPWREDVANVKAMREAMGDGVEIMIDVNMGWDADTAIQAGHRIDEFDPYWLEEPVIAEDFAGYRRIAAALRTRVVGGESHFTRQDLRPFFETPCVPILQPDPMRGGYTELRKIAAAAEPWGIRIAPHLFHEQMVHLLASIPNSSYLEYMDWNDDLWIEPILPDKDGTMTPPERPGHGLAFRPEVLKDHRTSGQRMKG
- the cimA gene encoding citramalate synthase; protein product: MTTSNRLYLFDTTLRDGAQTQGVDFTVADKMAIARELDRLGIDYIEGGWPGANPTDDRFFAEPPAFENATFVAFGMTRRAGRSAANDPGLNAILGTRARTVCMVGKTWDFHVDVALELDRAEYVEMIADSVAHAKARMDEVMFDAEHFFDGYKANPAYALSCLSAAEKAGARWLVLCDTNGGTLPHEIERIVGEVCQEFPGEKIGIHTHNDTENAVANTLAAVRAGARQVQGTINGLGERCGNANMISLIANLVVKMGYETGLKEGALQRLTHLSRLLDDRLNAAPNRSAAYVGTRAFAHKGGLHVSAVEKDPRTYEHVDPETVGNQRIIVVSDQAGRSNIMARFRQMGLEVDPKDPGVARLLEIVKEREAEGYAYDGADASFELLARHELHTVPDYFSLHSFRVLAERRVNARGQLIALSEATVKLDVAGHRAMEVGEGNGPVNALDAALRKALIPVYPELADMRLVDFKVRILDSAGGTAATTRVMIESADAKGRRWSTIGVSPNIVDASYNALYDAITYKLFRDGARPAGTGDR